GGGGTGTTAAgatgagtgagagagagagagagagagaaagagtccATAGGTGTGCGTCATAAGGCAGAACCTTATTAAAAAGACTCACCTCGATGCCTTCTTTGTTTAGTGCGTACTCATCAAAGTTGAGAATGGCAGTCTTGATTGTGCGGGGAGGAGGTAAGACAGTCAAACCGATGTTTATAGCATTGCTGCGCTTTGAGTCCAGCACTATGATCTCTTGCCGTTTGCCATCAACAGCTGCTTTCTACAGAATTTTTTGAGAAATTAGAATGTTTTAGAAAAGGCATTATGTGTAAGAGGTGTGCAAAAATGTATCCAACATATCAACCtcaaattattttttctttttcctgattACCTGTGTGGTCTGTGCTTAAAAGACTTGGGGGTCTACATGACAGTGTTTCTTGGTGTTACAGTACATGTTTCTTAAAATGTCACAACTTTCTGCACTTAAAGGCATTATTTTTGAACATGTTTTAGTTTCCTCAGCAGGGCCGACCCCTGAACTTACAGATTTTTCAATCAGTGGATCCTGTACTAACTCTGAAGATTTAAGAATGTATCAATGTGCTCTGGTCCCATAGTTTACTTTAACCCAGGGGTAGGGATGACTTAATCTAAAGTCCATCTTGTACCGTGTGCTTCCTGATTTATATGAGACAACAAGCACAATTAGCACCAAACTAAATCACAAAATGATCCTTTCAAATAACCACCTACGGGAGGAGAGCAGCTCTAACAGCAGTCTTGACAGTAATTACCTTCGTGACAGAGAGCTCCTTGGATTTGGACTCAAACAGCTGCTCCAACTTGGATGTGTCCAGTGTAATTGGCTCCAGTTTGGACCAGAGAGACTCCTTACAGAATTTATGACTCTTACACTGCCAGTCCACAGGACGCACCTCATTCCAGAAGAGACGGatggtcttcttcttcttctggaaGAGAGGAATATCCCCTCGGCTCAGCTGAGGGGATGGCGGAGGGATAGGGGCCATAAATGGCGGAGGTGGAGGCATCATTTTGCCAAGGATGGGAGGAGGTGGGGGGCATCCAaacagtggtggtggtggtggcagggCAGTATTGCACAGCAGGGGAGGAAGAGGTGGTATTAGGTCACCTGACCCTGTCGTGCTGTCCATATCTAAAATGTCCATGTCATCCTCATCCTTCAGGTCCGTGAAGTCCATATCTTTGATCCGCAGCTCTCTTGGTTTGGCCATCAACTGGTCCCAGATATAGTCCGACTCTTTCTTTGGGGCCAACGCTGACGAGGCAGCGGGCGATGATTTTTCagcctgctgctgctctttTGAGGTCTCTGCCTCAGGTGGAGATGTCAGGCCCTTGACCAAATTTCCAAACTTCCCCGCCACTGCCCGGACGCTGCCCTGATTGTCCAGATTTCCCACCTCcatctttttcacattttcttctctggcCTGTCTGTGAGCCTCCAGTGTGGAGATCCTGCTAGCCAAACTCGCCACGGAGTCATTCACCTCCTCCTTCTCACATTTACATTTCTCCTTTTCAGATTCTCCCACTTGCCCATCATCCTCAGCGGCCGTCTTCTGAGCATAGAGCATGTCCAGCATGAAGCGTTTCCCATTGAGAATTTTGTTGCAGTGGTCATTCACATCTGCCTCTTTAATGCACTGAGTCCATTGGCCTGATGGTATGGAAACAATTTAGATCAAATAGAAGTTAATATGCATAGCTGATCATCAAAGTAAGCAAATAAAATCTGCTAAATTTTGGAGCTCTACCTGCTTCGATGTCACGGTTGAGTTTCACCTCCCGCTCCTCTCTCTCCAGAGTGCTACTTGTGGAGGAGATGCTGGACGCAGAGCAGTTGTCCTTTTCATTCACCTCCTCATTCTGCCTCTCTTTTTCACTCAACAGCACACTGTCATCTGCATCCCTTTCTGTCACCTGCTCCTTCTCAGACTCCTCTTCCAACTCTACTTCTGCCTCTACATCCGGCTCTCCCGCCTTTACCTTATCAGCTacatctgcttcttcttctgctgcctCATCCATACGCTGTCTCCGCTCCTCAAGCTTCACCTGCTCTTGTGTCTCTTCCTTACTCTTGCCTGACTGTTCAACTGAAGCCACCTCTACCGCTACCTTCTCTTCAGCAGCAACATCCTCTGTCTCTGCCTGCGACGCCGCCTCAGTTTGCTGTTTGTCTGGTTCAGGGGGAGGTGCAGGGGAAGGTTCTAATACTGGTAACTCTGGTGCTGTGCTTTTTATTCTGGTCTGTGGTTCAGCATGTGGGATGTGTTCTGTTCCTGGAAGAGAAATTACAgcaatattaaagaaaaatgttactttaaatgtttctgtacAGAGTTATGTGCCAATGTATAACTCTGATAGtgctcaagaaaaaaaaagttaaaggaaaatctaaaaatatatttaaaatggtTTCCCGGCATATAATTAACTGTGCTGATACTGACATTCTCAGACTGAAATACATAAATCAATCACCTAAACCCTTTATACAATTGGCTGAAACACTGCAATGCTTTAcaaaaagtctgagaaaaaTCCTTCAGCTTCAGCCTTTATGTTTAGTTTAAAGTCACCAAAGAAGCAtgctgagataaactgaagaaaaaaacaagaaatttCTGATTACAATCTTACATTGAAGTATCTTGAGAGTCATTCACTGATATTCGATAAGCTGTTAATCTCTGATATCAATCCATAGGAGCTTTTGGCCGAGCACAAGCACCTCTGCACATCTACATTTGCAGTGCAGCTTCAGCCCTGCTTCTCCTTTTGTTGCTTTGTCTGACTTtatcatttatatagcgccaaatcacaacaacacgTGCTTCAAgcagctttatattgtaaggtaaagatcctataGGTGCTTTCAGCTACTCCCTTATTTACTAAGTGGTCACAACAGCAGATGAATAAGCACAATTTATTCGGCACAGGTTTTTGTACTGGATGCAACCCTCTCAATTACACTGGCAAGAACTGGCACAAGGAGTACACTAGAACCCTGTATTATTTGTGTATAAGGCAAATGTgctaaccactacactatggagcCATTAAATCAAAGCAGATGGAAGTAGAATTATTTTTATCACGTTTCAATGACAGGAGCACAAACAGCCAGTACTGTGTCCTTCAGTGGTGTCATCAAGCATTCATTCATGCACGTATCTCTAAAGTCCTAATGAAGAATACATGTTTGACAAACAAGGTTTACCCAAACTCTGGTGTGTGGTGGTGGAGGTGTCTTCCTGTGAAATCACGGATGAAGGTGTAGCACAGCGGGATGCTGAGCGGCTGGCAGGGTTTGGACTCAAACACAGAGTTATCTCCGTCCGCCCTCTTGTTGGCACTTTGGGGCGCTCCCGCTCAAACTCCTCCGCAGCTACCCGTTCCACAGCCTTGTACCTGCAATGACAAACAGCTGCTTTTACTTTTATGTAGACACTGCGCTGTAGTAACATGAAAAGATGTAACGgataactgaataaataaatacaggatGCACAATAAATTTGTTATGGCGATGAGGATGATGTTTTTTGGGGTAGTGACATCTATATAAGCATAAATCTCCACCAACTCTAACTATTGAAATATACATGACAGTTTAGACTTTAGAGGTATGATGGCCTCTTATAACAATGATCAAAAAGTTATGTCAATGAATAGAAGCCATTTACGTTGTCTCATTCCAGGGTAATTACGGAAAATGGAGCCATAGTACCATTACTTAATGACTGAAATGATGACAAATGATATCCGTTTTGATAAAGCTGCCAAAGTTCTCTATAAGATTTTTGGCACGAGATAACACTTCACATGTCCTTCAAAATTGTGTAAGctgcattttcaaaaaaaaaagaaaataaagaaaaaaagggtgTAGGATAAGGAGGATAGCATAAGAAGGAGTTCTAATTGATACTGTTCAACCGCACATGCATGCCAAAAGACAACTACACACTATTCCTGTTAAATGTTCGAACATCTTAAGGCTGAGGCAAATTGTACATCTTATATCTGATCAGATATTAAAATGCCCTTTAGTTTTCAAACTAGCTTCACAGTAATATAAATGCATGTGAAACCCTGGAACAAAGTAACCTCACCTTTCTTCTCTGGCCTGTCTTGCTTCTTCCCTCTTTTCAACATAATCTCGActgagacagaaagacagaaacgGATCATGGAGAGCAGGGAGAGCAGGGAGAGCATGGGCAAAAGACAGTTTAAACCTGCATTCATACtacataacatttttatttaaatctgacatGTGCAAACAGATGATGATGCTCCATCTGCCATTATTCTCTTTACAGCGTACACCACTgtatggacaaaagtactgggCCGTGTACACATTAAACTTACAGgagctgctgatgctgatgtcaGAGGAGGAACTGTGCAGTTACTGAATCAGCAGAGCGTTGGACTTACGTGGGATCTCTTGCCACCCCCTCTGTTCAATGCTGGATGTTCAGAGTGGACCTAAATGGCCTCTTTTACTCTTGTCAGTCCAAAACGTGAACACTGgtatcctcgaaagagtgacctttatcttTTAGATGCAGATCCACAGCCAAATTTGTCCTGTTGAGGTGGCTCTTGTATGTTGTGCGATTTATGAAGTGGTTATTTGGtttctccaatgtagaggtctgagcattcctcGCCGCACTGCACAGCAATACACTGTGTTGCTTAGCTTGTGTTTGGGAGTTTTGAACCAGTGTTCATCTGAGGGTGTGGCTGGGTCTAAAGTCCACTGGGATGTCATACTCAGTGAAAATTCTCTTGAGCTTCTCTGACAAGAATGACCTTTAAAACAACCCattatttcacaaatgtttgtgaaGATAGACTGAATGgttaggtgcttgattttaaacACCAGTGGCAACGGAGTGAAATTAGCTGATTTCAAAGTTTAAGAGGTGTGGCCCAATAATTTTGACCATTTAGTTTATCTCATTGTCCTCACAAAGCAGTTTTTCCTCACACTGGAGAGATATGTGGTCATCTTGAGTGAGTGAAGATGGCCTGTTGTTAACCCGTCTTTAATAGGTTGCACTGTGCAGAAGCTAtacatcatttttttaatgctatGAAGTCACATAAGGGAGGCTAACCTGAAGCGgttcctctcctctctttcaATCCTCTGCAGTCGCTCTTCTCTTTCCTGGcgtcgtctctctctctctgcagccaGAGACTCCTGATGCTGTTTGTATGATAATGTTAGCAGCCCCCCTATAGCAGGTCTGTGAATCAGAGAAAAAGAGCAAATAAGACTAAATTATTGCTAATTAAGTGATGCATTTGCAagtttcttcaaaataaaagcttgacagaattatatttaacattaaaaatctTTTAATGTTGTTAGCCATGTTGCTAACCTGTCAGGTTTGCATTCTGGTGGGGAGGTTGCTGAACTATTAAAACGATGCACGGGTGATGTAGGAGTTTGGTTCTGGGATATGGATTTGATGCCAGGATGTGGAGTGCCATTGCTACTTATTCTgtcaaaagaagaggaaaatatGTGTTGAAGACAGACGAAGACACAGAGGTGGATGCACATCATCACCACTAAAACAATTCAAGTAAATAACTTCAATGTGGcctcttaataaaaacaaaaagatgaaaaaaatgtgaaaaatgacatttttttcagattccttttttgtaaaacaatacatttgatatattattaaatatattttagcaagaaaaatataatatttattaaaGAGCTTGCACATACTAGTGGACTAGCCATTACAAGAACATCAAAAATGATTTTGGTAATTACCAGTACTCTTTATTTAGTGCAGCTATAGCTATGTGCTCTTGCATTGGGTGGTGGTTAAATTTCTTAAGGACTGTATGATTGGACGCAGTGTTAATAACCATTCTGGTTAATAACTTAAACTACGGTGACTGTCCCACTAAGGCAGCTCAGCAGCATCACTGTGAGAAAATCCATCCATCAGTTATTGATCatccatgtttgtgtgtgaaaacaACTCAGCTGTAATTATTATGTTTTTGAATAACTTGCACAACAGTAAAAATGGTATCATTACATTTTCAGTAACTCAAACAGACCCAGTCACTGTTGTACCAAAGGTTTTATAATACTGTTCAACTCTAAAGCTCTTATATATCTTGTTTAACATTGGCCTGTTGACTCCTTGTCTTACCTTTCAGCCCAGCAGGGCTTTCTAGCAGGGCAAGATGAAGGAGATGTATTATCTGTCAGACTGAAGATGTAAGTGAGAGAAAAGTCAAGTCAGATTTGAAAGACTCCAAAGATGAAATATCCAGCTGTTAGTCACATAAAGAAGACAGTTTGAGGAAAGAGGGCTGCAAGACCACAAGACGACAGAGCAGACAAGGACGATACAATATCTCCCTCTGTCTCACTGATTAAGCGTGCATTTTAGAAAGCAAAATCTACCATAATTCCTGATTTGAAAAAActtttttaagcttttaaatgtgcattttttaTTGTCCAGTGAACGCCATTTGCTACATGCAGAGCAGTGCGGTTTCTGTTGCTACAGACCTACAGATCTCTGCTTAAACATGAGCAAAAGTACACAGTAACTGTAACCCACAGTAACAATTGAAACTCATTATTGCTCTGACTTTATTTATCGCCTTGTCTTGGATTAACTGTGGCACAGAGTCACAATGAAAGACAGATGAGGACTAAATGCAAAATAATGCTTTCCAACATCATGGAAAAGGACGGGGCTTAATAACTTCATCGTGTAGTGCAAGTCTTCAGTGATGGcattacatttttgtacaattatttgtatttctatgaTTAAAATGCTGGGTAAAGGTATAGTGAGATATACACAGACACCGGTGATGGAGTGGTTCCACATTGAGAGGTGTGCATGTAAAATAGTGCTTTCTCAACCCCAAACGACACCTGCCTCTGGTTTAAGTCAGGGGACAGAGGGATGGAAAAGGGGTGGAGAGGCTGGGGTGGACTGATACAGAGGGTGTGCAGAGCATGGCACTCTATTCAGAGCAAACGGGAAGAAAGAGTCAGGTGGCTGTGAGGAACACACCAAGGACTAAAGGTCCTCTTTTTAGGTGGAACGGACACAGGAGAAGATGCCCTGGTCTTGACGCTGAGATACTCTCTCTGCCCTTCAGGGTCACTGGCTTTAGGGAGGATGTTGGCCATACACTTTAAGTTCAAACACCTGTTAGGAGTGTCTGCTACATCTGGAACCGCACTAGGATGACAAAATACAAGAGAGCAGGAGTCGAGAGAGAGTGAAAATAATCCAAAATGGAAGAGAAAGTAGGGAGGTACTGTGTGAGTAAAAATGGAGAAACTGTATCCCGCTAGTTGGCCTAAAATACCTGTGAGTGCCCTGACTAGAGGAATCAGAGACTGGATGACTTTCATCATCtgcctcatcctcctcctcctcctcaccctcCTCCTTATCAGCCTCAtcgtcttcctcttcctcttccctgTGGTGGACGAGGAGGGGTTGAGGGTTGAAAGGAGGAACGGGAGGATGCAGGGGAGGCGAGAGAGAAGAGAAATTGGACAAAGACAACATGAAACCACACAGCAGAAGATGAAAGAGACAGCACACAGAAATGACAGAAATCTACAGacaaaaaagcattaaaattaTTAGTGTAGAAGAGAGACATGCCTGAGAAGGTTAGTAGGATTTTAACAATCCTGGTTTTATGACATGATAAAACAGTTAAAGGACAACTTTAATAATAGCATTAAtacaaaagagaagaagagtATTCGATTTAATAAGCAGTGTTAAGCCTGTAGGAGATATCTTGTGTGTTGGAGCTGATAGTTTGGGGGTCGCCATACACGAGTCTGGGCCGGTTTGCTGTTTGGATCTCTCTCAGTTGTCTGGATTTCATTAACAATATGGAAAATTGCGATCTTCAAAGGCGGCTTGAATTTCCTGTGGTGGACTGGAAGAAGCTAGCTAGCATGGTATCATATGACCTGCTGGAttgaatttaagttaacctgAAGATCTGAGTGCTACCAGGGGTAAGGGGTATGCTTCTTGTAAAAAGCTTGTTAATAATGATTGgggagagaaagacaaaaaaagaagactaCAAATAACTTCCAGTTTGCCTCCTGGAGCATGATCTAGAATAAAGAGGTTATAAAGTAATGTTCATCAAAAGGATCTGTGCTTTTATCGGGCATAATCCCTTTAAGCATTTAAACAAGGCTGCAATTTGCTTCTTGCCGGAGTCACTAGATGCAGCCTGTGCAGTCACCAAGGTCTGTCATATATAAAACGTGGCGTGGTGGAGTTTAAGTTCAGCGCACGCCCGCTGAAGGAAGCCTGACTTCAGAGCGAGAGCAGATAGCTTATATCGTGTGTTTGCAAAGGCTTCCTTTTCCCCCGAGCGGCAGGTCTgtgacagaaaattaatttaaatgtcACTTTGCTGCAGCAGTCTTCTCTTTGCCATTCTTTAAATTACTATATAATTAAATTCTTTTCCTCAGCTCTGGACAGGGTAGAGCTCCACGAATGAAATATAATACACACTTGTAGTCGAACAGCCTTCCTGTAAAATAACTCAATGGGAATCATTTGTGATTCCTTTTTACTTGCAGCTATATTTCAGGCTTTAGATCACCCAGCCGGATGAAACATTTAATACCGAGGTCATGGTCAACCTGCCTGTACATGTGCTCTGCTCTAGGTCATTACTTAATAAACCCCAAACTAAATCTTTCCTTTAGTGTCCTAATTCTCTTCCACCTCTCCTCTCCTTTGGTTCTTTTGCCTTTTACCTCTCACTTATATCTTCATGTTGGCTACCAAAGCGGAGGAAGCCACTTGCACGAGCGTGACTGGTGCAGGGTGATGCTGGGGCAGAAGCATGGCCTCTGCTATTCTGAAGCGAATGTCTCCGGCTGCGTCTTCTCTCCAGGCCTCGCCTCTCGTTAGTGCCGCCGACACTGGCACGCCGGCGGTCCTTTCGCCCACTCGGGGGCAACTGGGTGTCATCGTCACCGTCCTCATGACGGAGAGTCATCTAGGtcaaagagacagtgagtgaataaaGTATAACAGGGATCTTTACGCAGACTGCATTCCCGGCTGATATTTGACTTATTAGATACACTGAGCATGTTTGTACAGAGATAAAGGTTTGTACTGTAGGCTTCCTGACCTCATAGATGTTGAACTGTTCCACGAGGTCGAGGTCAGTGCCTTTTCTGCTTAGGTGTCTCTGGGCCGTGGCTTCGATGCCTTGCTCCTCCAGACAATCCACCATGTCATAGTAGGAGTCCTGGTCTGGTAGGCCTGCCAacgtctgacacacacacagaagcaaaCACATGcgattttccatccatccattttcttagcTGCTTATCCAATCATTCAAGCTGTCACAGGGCAACAGGAAGGGTACACCCTCGATACTTGCCAGGGCTAACACATGATAATGaaacaataacaaaactaaactgataATTCACCTGCAGGACTGAAGTTAATCTGCGTAATAAATAATGTATTCAAGTAATATATTTAAATACGATCTGTGGCCAGACCGTATACCTAAACATATCAGTAGTATGTAAACACATCTTTCTATATCCACAAGGATAATAAACACTGAACACCAGCAGCCCTGTATCCACACTTAAATCATTTTACACTGCTGCAGTTGCTTCTTCATTACCACagttactgcaatttcatataAGCAACACTTGCTgtcccacaaacacacaaatacaaatgacCTCTCACCTCAAAAGACTTTCTTTGTTATCTCTACTTTATTCAGGTGCTGATAAAACAATCTAGATACAATATATAAATGGGGCCTTAAATGTAGCAGATTGCAAAGAAAAATACTAGAGACAGGCCGGTAAATGCTAAATGCAGAAAATAGTCAGTTAAATAGTGTCGAAATAGTATTTACTGACCTTATTGATAAGCGTCATTGCGAACACCAGCAGCTCTGTATCCACTCCATCCTTCTCATCAAGGATCTCCATGACATTTGACCACAGTTTTGTACCTGCAGCATcaaaacacatgcaacacaattgtgcataaaaagaaaagttattTCAAGATTTACAAAGATGCGGAACAACTACAAAATCTGAAATCATCCATTTGATCCTCTTACAATTTGTCATAAAAACCGATTTGGCTCCATCGCTGTGCAGCAATATAAAAAATCAAACCTTTTAAGTCATCTCATTGCGCCAGCGGACTTTGCACTATGGCTTTCATCTTCCTCTAGAAACACagcagtaaaaatgaaaaacaaaaaacggagGCGTCTGAATGTGGCAATAAGTAAGGAGCACCGTCTCAGCCATGAAGTCAAGTCCAACTCTTCTCATCAGGAGACGGGGGATCATGTTCAGTCCTCTTACGCAACAGCAGAAGTGACAGAGGGATACCTGAGCCCTGCACATGGATGACCAACCCCCTGCTGTATGCCACAGCACAATGCTGAGCTTTTAGGATGGCAGGTAACTGAACCCCACTGCAGGCAGGAGATACAGTCCTTCTCAATAAGCCTCATTCCATGCGTGGCTGTGGCCGGCTGAGAACAACTGATCGGACCGCGCTTTCTGTGTTTTACTGCTCAGGTTTCACTGAGCAGCCGAGAATTAAAACTTAATGATGATGCTATGTAGCAACAAATCCCAGAGAGACTCAATATAAAGTGAACATATTCAATGATTAAATAATAGCAGACGCTGTAATTTTATGGGGAAGTAAGTGAATTTCTGATTGGCTTAAAGACTAGCATATGCAAATAACTCCATTAGCTCCAACACATTACACACTGAATTCACTGACACTCTGGTTAATGCAGCAGGTTTCCTATGTTTTCTCCTTTATTAATATCTATAGCATGTGTGAGTGTGGGAATAGAGAACGAGTCAGTctcttgtgtatttgtgtttttttttcctcagttatGCAAGCATCGTACCCCTTTTGGTATCCACAGCGTTCACAGCCTTTATGAGAAGGGCAGCATTGGACTCGGTGTACTCGACAAacaccagcagcagctttaGGGATGTCTTCACCACCAGACGAAACTgcggaaagaaaaacaatctgttAAAGCAACAAACACAGAGCGCACAAATTCAACTGTGAACTTAATGTGTCTGCAAACAGCTATGATGAGCATGTGCAAGCCCTTTAAATTCCAGATGCTTAATGGCATCAAATGGTAAAAACCTTTTCCTGTATGGACAGTCTTGCAAGGTTTTGATAAGAGCGCTGTGTGGCACTGACGGCTCATGGGAACACACTGTACAGCAGTCAGACGGTATAAAAAAATGccataaaaaatcaaaatgctGAACCACAGATGAGCATCAAAATATAGCAAGATATCTAAGGTTTACTAAATGTTTCCAGTGATTTACACCACTGTGAAACATGGAAAAAgagttttaagaaaaaaaagtaggtGAGAGGAGTGTTATAGTTATGATATGCTGCAAAGCTGAGGTTAAAATCAACACAATGGGAGGGGTGGTGCAAACCAAGTTTTCTTTCCTGGTGAAGTGATTACAAAGACAGGGctcagattaaaagaaaaataaaccagACACCAAATATTTTGTCAGTATTTACACGGAAAGGCAGGAAAGTAATTTGTAAGAACATCAAAACTGTGTGAAAAGAGAGCCAGtgcagttccctcatctgctgCACATTTGCTGCACATAACGCAGTCTGGCCACTAGAGGGCTGAGGTGACCACACTGACAGCAGGGCAGCAAGTATAGGATTTTATCCTTCTCGTCAGTGGCCAGGTGGTGTCGTTGAGTTGATCTTATAGGATATGTACAGTGTGGAGtgatttttaattattattatttattttttttaccttggaTCCAACCAGGGTGTAAAGCCACTGGATCGTTTCATTGTGAGATATGAGGCCGTTCATCCCGTCCACGTACAGCATTATTTGACCAAGAGCTGGAGGAAAGGAGAGTGGGAAAGGCAGACAAAAGAAAGACATGAGAGGAAAGAGCACAGGGATGGTCAAGCTTATGGTATTACAGTGGATGTTTTCATCGTTTCATAATTGTCTTTGCTCTCAGTGGAATCCTGACTATGCAAAGCAGGTGAAACTTAAGTTTCACCAACGATTAAGGGATCGCATACTGTATTCATGAGAAGCTGGATACCGTAGGTAAAACTCATAGTTTACTTTTGGTGCTTATTGAGAGGTTTCAGCCCCAATATAAtaatactgtgcaaaaatctcGAGCCCCCCCttatttctgtatattttgcagTGGTTTACTGATACTTGCAAGTATACATGGAAATCTATATGGCAAAaccagagtttgtacaattctaatgagaCTGGAAATCAAGATTTGGTGtgatcacctttattctttatcagagctgaactctcttaggcaagctttcttgtcatttctttaaggaGTCTTCAGGAATtgctctccaggcttcttgaaggacattcaaagctcttctttgggttttggctgcttttcagtctgttctctgtcaagatgatcccagcCTGCTTCGATAATGTGGAGGGGGGCTGGGGAGGCCAAACCATGActttgcttttactgcattggcagtgtgtttgggatcattgtcgtGGCAAGAATGAAGCTTCTGCCAATCAGGATCTTACCAGATGGTATTTCATAGTGGACTAAAATATGATGGCAGTTGACAATGCATCACTCTATAAGACCTCTGCCACTGACTTTCTGTTGAGTTCTTGTGTAacttggca
The genomic region above belongs to Oreochromis niloticus isolate F11D_XX linkage group LG11, O_niloticus_UMD_NMBU, whole genome shotgun sequence and contains:
- the fhod3b gene encoding FH1/FH2 domain-containing protein 3 isoform X1: MATFICRVQFLDDTDPFNSTNFPEPTRPPLYTFREDIPLINQIAGVHRLLKAPHKPDDCALQLSHNGSYLDLESTLAEQRDELEGFQEDGGRGKKHSIILRTQLSVRVHACIEKLYNSTGRELRRALFSLKQIFQDDKDLVHEFVVAEGLTCLIKVGAEADQNYQNYILRALGQIMLYVDGMNGLISHNETIQWLYTLVGSKFRLVVKTSLKLLLVFVEYTESNAALLIKAVNAVDTKRGTKLWSNVMEILDEKDGVDTELLVFAMTLINKTLAGLPDQDSYYDMVDCLEEQGIEATAQRHLSRKGTDLDLVEQFNIYEMTLRHEDGDDDTQLPPSGRKDRRRASVGGTNERRGLERRRSRRHSLQNSRGHASAPASPCTSHARASGFLRFGSQHEDISEREEEEEDDEADKEEGEEEEEDEADDESHPVSDSSSQGTHSAVPDVADTPNRCLNLKCMANILPKASDPEGQREYLSVKTRASSPVSVPPKKRTFSPCLTDNTSPSSCPARKPCWAERISSNGTPHPGIKSISQNQTPTSPVHRFNSSATSPPECKPDRPAIGGLLTLSYKQHQESLAAERERRRQEREERLQRIEREERNRFSRDYVEKREEARQAREERYKAVERVAAEEFERERPKVPTRGRTEITLCLSPNPASRSASRCATPSSVISQEDTSTTTHQSLGTEHIPHAEPQTRIKSTAPELPVLEPSPAPPPEPDKQQTEAASQAETEDVAAEEKVAVEVASVEQSGKSKEETQEQVKLEERRQRMDEAAEEEADVADKVKAGEPDVEAEVELEEESEKEQVTERDADDSVLLSEKERQNEEVNEKDNCSASSISSTSSTLEREEREVKLNRDIEAGQWTQCIKEADVNDHCNKILNGKRFMLDMLYAQKTAAEDDGQVGESEKEKCKCEKEEVNDSVASLASRISTLEAHRQAREENVKKMEVGNLDNQGSVRAVAGKFGNLVKGLTSPPEAETSKEQQQAEKSSPAASSALAPKKESDYIWDQLMAKPRELRIKDMDFTDLKDEDDMDILDMDSTTGSGDLIPPLPPLLCNTALPPPPPLFGCPPPPPILGKMMPPPPPFMAPIPPPSPQLSRGDIPLFQKKKKTIRLFWNEVRPVDWQCKSHKFCKESLWSKLEPITLDTSKLEQLFESKSKELSVTKKAAVDGKRQEIIVLDSKRSNAINIGLTVLPPPRTIKTAILNFDEYALNKEGIEKILTMIPTEEEKQKIQEAQLVNPAIPLGSAEQFLLTLSSITELSARLQLWAFKMDYEIIEKEVAEPLQDLKEGMDQLEKNKTLGYILTTLLAIGNFLNGSNAKGFELNYLEKVPEVKDTVHKQSLLHHACSIVVEKFPDSTDLYSEIGAVTRLTKVDFDQLQDNLAQMERRCKASWDHLKVIAKHEMKPALKQKMSDFLKDCAERIIILKIVHRRIINRFHAFLLFLGHPVYAVRDVSIHRFSKILSEFALEYRTTRERVLQQKQKRANHRERNKTRGKMITDSEDDDDSESGKFGGAPSDKPESQPQSIQSAEDAAEHENMKAVLKSSLQGKDSGTSTVPGLRTRTRASSTRGRVAPWCSVNDDPINCTDDTADEIMERIVRSATQGPSQRTQPRERRRSRANRKSLRRTLRNGLTTEEANALGLSNGSEMQV